One Thermoanaerobacter pseudethanolicus ATCC 33223 DNA window includes the following coding sequences:
- a CDS encoding peptidoglycan-binding domain-containing protein, which yields MSKIKVNKRKIIVFTVIGILLLAFILKGLAYMDIISFGFNQNRTRYNYEMYGGIAATQVTSTTRAKLGWYVTGLGQSLSQPLIISPKELGINASQPIVIAFNGNNLYAYESISPYSKSLYDFNTSTSPYTFTPKIVPNSNKKWGPLPVYGSSTVPANPSGSHPTYYVSPNGNKYIAAGSKDGYVFIYQIINGSPVLKVRINTTTGGGTDIVSAPLMMRWQGYNIVVVGDGNGGHVSIGYFTDDFSDVGITDIALGTTYTRISSSAAPVNAGETSPETGFIIGTTHEPNKTADGYLYRIRFSDLFNVISSSTISSRTDILKLGSTGNGVKILQETLNIIGYSLVEDGQFGSGTEAAVRDFQSKNGLTVDGIVGPQTWQKLGSKLTRTYIRPVYQWNYAWGINISKAYAGAGIGIPASFSVDGSNAYFTDVLGGIYKINNIFSSTLNLTVNGNLRNTNNLVNHSPAVDDRYLYIPYYYSDSSKQHGKIVVLDKNNLNVIKQIDFSSSSLKSQLPNSPNYIVYSAVSVGADRIYANVGNYFVTIKKSDWTIDGDGTIQLNAPATGEVSIAHGLVATETSDGIYVYYLAKNGIDLAITNVNPIGYMEPNKNYTVQVTVSLGNSSTSIPATVALYDAGSFNFNTVITGDPVRLNTANAVASAQITLSPNSSQTVNLSFTGTSSDRNLIAVVQPNPPSNPDSYLQYWDYNQTNNTRQFTAPAKRLVDLYVTNLNAGTSNMVGGHTYTGSVVVGLQNASFISGYPVTGTLKIYDAANPSSPFKTQTVSFTSNTTQTVSFNYTGKSSDMILVAEISLASADKYYETNLSNNKIQTLVKANNGVDLYIASINPGTTYVVPDETYTGSVTVGLQKSYAFPVNGVVKVYDKADSSVFLTKSVQFNSNSTQTFSFSYPGKNTDITLVAEIQLTDTNKYDLDLSNNKKEVTVPYSSEMDKLRGTVTISKTPQYVFTNKHTREDGSVCDMTLNISYTFNKKITSIRAVHVINRYQNKGVLYVEPYSVIKNIGDVTGSAVMKFQYDKPGDENSTLYIYFTAEDGKTAEVQLKIPVNGFYADSKFNLPDPQWKKSEQDNWTVIFK from the coding sequence GTGTCAAAAATTAAAGTAAACAAACGCAAAATAATTGTTTTTACTGTTATAGGAATTTTATTATTAGCCTTTATACTAAAAGGCTTGGCATATATGGATATTATATCTTTCGGTTTCAATCAAAACCGAACGAGATATAATTATGAGATGTACGGTGGAATAGCAGCAACACAGGTCACAAGCACAACAAGGGCTAAGCTGGGATGGTATGTTACTGGCTTAGGGCAAAGCTTAAGCCAGCCTTTGATAATAAGCCCAAAAGAATTAGGTATCAATGCTTCTCAGCCAATAGTTATAGCGTTCAATGGCAATAATTTGTATGCTTATGAAAGTATATCTCCATACTCAAAAAGTTTATACGATTTTAATACAAGCACAAGTCCCTACACATTTACACCCAAAATTGTTCCAAACAGCAATAAAAAATGGGGGCCTTTGCCTGTATATGGGTCTTCCACAGTACCAGCCAATCCATCTGGCAGCCATCCAACCTATTATGTATCACCAAACGGTAACAAGTACATTGCAGCAGGTTCAAAGGATGGATATGTTTTTATATACCAAATAATAAATGGCTCGCCTGTTTTAAAAGTAAGAATCAATACAACAACGGGAGGCGGTACTGATATAGTTTCTGCTCCACTTATGATGAGATGGCAGGGATATAATATTGTGGTGGTAGGAGATGGGAACGGAGGACATGTTTCAATAGGCTATTTTACCGATGATTTTAGCGATGTTGGAATTACAGATATCGCATTAGGCACCACTTATACACGTATAAGCTCATCAGCAGCACCAGTAAACGCAGGAGAAACATCACCTGAAACAGGCTTTATAATCGGTACAACACATGAGCCTAACAAAACCGCAGATGGCTATCTTTACAGAATTAGATTTAGTGATTTATTCAATGTCATTTCATCTTCAACAATATCTTCAAGAACAGACATCTTAAAATTAGGCAGCACAGGAAATGGAGTTAAGATACTTCAAGAAACGCTTAATATTATAGGCTATTCTCTTGTTGAAGATGGACAATTTGGTTCAGGAACTGAAGCAGCAGTCAGAGATTTTCAAAGTAAAAATGGGCTTACGGTAGATGGAATAGTCGGACCACAAACGTGGCAAAAGCTTGGGAGTAAATTAACAAGAACTTATATAAGACCTGTATATCAATGGAACTATGCATGGGGAATAAATATTTCAAAAGCCTATGCTGGTGCAGGCATAGGTATTCCAGCAAGTTTTTCAGTAGACGGCTCAAACGCCTACTTCACTGATGTGCTTGGTGGTATCTACAAAATAAATAATATCTTCAGCAGCACCTTAAATCTTACAGTAAACGGAAACCTTAGGAATACAAACAACCTTGTTAACCATTCCCCAGCTGTAGACGATAGATATTTATACATTCCATATTATTATTCAGATAGTTCAAAACAACACGGAAAAATTGTTGTTTTAGATAAAAATAATTTAAATGTTATAAAACAAATAGATTTTTCTTCCTCCAGTTTAAAATCTCAACTACCTAATTCTCCAAACTATATCGTATATTCTGCTGTTTCTGTCGGAGCAGACAGAATATATGCTAATGTAGGAAATTATTTTGTCACGATCAAAAAATCTGACTGGACAATAGATGGAGATGGAACAATACAATTAAATGCTCCAGCTACAGGAGAAGTTTCTATAGCACACGGTTTAGTTGCAACAGAAACTTCTGATGGAATATACGTATATTACCTTGCGAAAAATGGTATAGATTTGGCAATTACAAACGTAAATCCAATAGGCTATATGGAGCCAAATAAAAATTACACTGTGCAGGTCACAGTAAGTTTAGGTAATAGTTCAACAAGTATTCCTGCAACAGTAGCCTTATATGATGCAGGAAGTTTTAATTTCAATACAGTTATAACCGGAGACCCTGTAAGACTCAATACTGCAAATGCTGTAGCAAGTGCACAAATCACTTTAAGTCCCAACAGTTCTCAAACAGTCAATTTAAGCTTTACAGGGACAAGTTCAGATAGAAACTTAATAGCAGTAGTACAGCCCAATCCACCATCAAATCCAGACTCTTATTTGCAGTACTGGGATTATAATCAAACAAACAATACAAGGCAGTTTACTGCACCTGCAAAAAGGTTGGTGGATTTATATGTCACTAATCTTAATGCAGGAACTTCAAACATGGTAGGAGGGCACACCTACACAGGTTCAGTAGTAGTAGGACTCCAAAATGCTTCTTTTATATCAGGATATCCAGTTACGGGAACATTAAAGATATATGATGCAGCTAATCCATCTTCGCCATTCAAAACTCAAACAGTGTCATTTACAAGCAATACTACACAGACAGTCAGTTTTAACTACACAGGAAAATCGTCTGATATGATACTAGTAGCAGAAATATCATTAGCAAGTGCTGATAAATATTATGAGACTAACCTTTCCAATAATAAGATACAAACACTTGTTAAAGCGAACAATGGAGTGGATTTATATATTGCAAGCATAAATCCGGGAACTACCTATGTAGTCCCTGATGAAACCTACACAGGCTCTGTAACAGTGGGACTGCAGAAAAGCTATGCATTCCCTGTTAATGGTGTTGTAAAAGTTTATGACAAAGCTGATTCTTCTGTGTTTTTAACAAAATCTGTGCAGTTTAACAGTAACTCCACACAGACATTCAGCTTCAGCTATCCTGGAAAAAATACTGACATTACTCTGGTAGCTGAAATACAATTAACAGATACAAATAAATATGATTTAGACTTAAGCAACAACAAAAAGGAAGTTACAGTGCCTTATTCGTCAGAAATGGATAAGCTAAGAGGTACTGTAACAATATCAAAAACACCTCAATATGTGTTTACTAACAAGCACACGAGAGAAGACGGCTCTGTCTGCGATATGACTCTGAACATTTCATACACCTTTAACAAAAAAATCACCAGCATAAGAGCAGTACACGTGATAAACAGGTATCAAAATAAGGGTGTACTTTATGTAGAGCCTTATTCGGTTATAAAAAATATAGGTGACGTTACAGGAAGCGCAGTAATGAAGTTCCAGTATGATAAACCAGGAGATGAGAATTCAACACTGTATATTTACTTCACTGCTGAAGATGGAAAAACAGCCGAAGTACAGCTTAAAATCCCTGTAAATGGCTTTTATGCAGACTCAAAATTTAATCTTCCTGATCCACAGTGGAAAAAGTCAGAGCAAGATAACTGGACGGTGATTTTTAAATGA
- a CDS encoding type II toxin-antitoxin system MqsR family toxin has translation MAQIEEIKKFLNDAKELMKAGTFDFVPRKKNMDSIKEAGLTIKHVKEIIMDLTYKNYYRGPSVDVGSNRQGSIWEFGYDIEGTDFYIKLKIEQRGEKECLVCLSFHIAEYPLIYPYK, from the coding sequence ATGGCCCAAATTGAGGAAATTAAAAAATTCCTCAATGATGCTAAAGAATTGATGAAAGCAGGTACTTTCGACTTTGTCCCACGAAAGAAAAATATGGATTCAATTAAAGAAGCTGGCCTAACAATTAAACATGTTAAAGAGATTATTATGGATTTAACGTACAAAAATTATTATAGAGGTCCTAGTGTAGATGTAGGCAGTAATAGACAGGGTTCTATATGGGAATTTGGGTATGATATTGAAGGAACGGACTTTTACATAAAACTTAAAATTGAACAAAGGGGAGAAAAAGAATGTTTGGTGTGTCTTTCTTTCCATATAGCAGAATATCCGTTAATTTATCCATATAAATGA
- a CDS encoding type II toxin-antitoxin system MqsA family antitoxin, with protein sequence MKKFCPVCGIEQETEIIEKEEASNVRGDEIKALARIRVCSVCGEELFDEELEEGNIKRVYDIYREKHGILSTKEIRNIRENYGLSQRAFAKLLGIGEASIARYETGALPEKSLSNLLMLLKDPKNMEKLLEKNEDVLSQREKARLIRRIEEMKEERENTLKISEELYKLLKEKAKREGKTTDKFVEEILIKVI encoded by the coding sequence GTGAAAAAGTTTTGCCCTGTTTGCGGGATAGAGCAAGAAACAGAGATAATTGAAAAAGAAGAAGCATCGAACGTCAGAGGAGATGAAATAAAGGCTTTAGCAAGAATAAGGGTATGCAGTGTGTGTGGTGAGGAGCTGTTTGATGAGGAATTAGAGGAAGGAAACATAAAGAGAGTTTACGACATATATAGGGAAAAGCACGGCATACTTTCAACAAAGGAAATAAGAAATATTAGAGAAAATTACGGCTTAAGTCAAAGGGCTTTTGCGAAACTTTTGGGCATAGGCGAAGCTTCTATTGCAAGGTATGAGACCGGAGCTTTACCTGAAAAGTCTTTAAGTAACTTGCTAATGCTCTTAAAAGACCCAAAAAACATGGAAAAACTTCTTGAGAAAAATGAAGATGTTTTAAGCCAGAGAGAAAAAGCAAGACTGATACGGAGGATAGAAGAGATGAAAGAAGAGAGAGAAAATACTCTTAAAATTTCTGAAGAGCTCTATAAATTACTGAAAGAGAAAGCTAAAAGAGAAGGAAAAACTACCGATAAATTTGTTGAAGAGATTTTAATTAAAGTGATTTAA